In one Ictalurus punctatus breed USDA103 chromosome 19, Coco_2.0, whole genome shotgun sequence genomic region, the following are encoded:
- the sema3c gene encoding semaphorin-3C isoform X2, with the protein MDYRILYVDEDQDRMYVGCKDHLLSMDINNITQGTLKIHWPASSAKIEECQLAGKDPTHGCGNFLRVIQPYNRTHLFICGSGAYSPVCAYVNRGRRPEEKVFHVSSKSESGKGRCSFNPQVNTVSIMLNQELFSGMYIDFMGTDAAIFRSLTKRNAVRTDQHNSKWLSEPVFIDAHLIPDGSDTNDAKLYFFFRERLTDNSGNTKNIHTMVARVCPNDVGGQRSLVNKWTTFLKARMVCSVVEEDGTETHFDELESVFLLETDNPKGLLLYGLFTSTSSVFKGSAVCVYNMADVLTVFNGPFAHRDGPNFQWTPFQGRMPYPRPGTCPGGAFTPHVRSTKEFSDDVVTFMRNHPLMFNSVYPLARRPLLLRTHADYRYTAIAVDQVHAADGLYHVLFLGTDRGTVQKVVVLPTNRSLDEDLILEELEVFKKPATITNLRISSKKQQLYVSSEYGVSQVSLHRCHAYGSACADCCLARDPYCAWDGRSCSPFYPTGKRRSRRQDIMHGNPLTQCRGFNLKAYRNAVEMSQYGVKNNTTFLECSPKSPQASVQWLIQRENDRRKEVKMSERVVATEYGLLIRSVQFSDQGMYHCIATENGFKRTLAKIRLHVLSEALLSALSDKHSSPWKPRALASALGPAETLAMQQYCKERQQLQSFRVNPRGDLGKLKPLLQNRKSRNRRNHPHTE; encoded by the exons catggTTGTGGAAACTTCCTGCGAGTGATTCAGCCCTATAACAGAACTCATCTGTTTATCTGCGGCAGTGGAGCCTACAGCCCGGTGTGTGCGTATGTCAACCGCGGCCGACGCCccgag GAGAAAGTGTTTCACGTCTCCTCGAAGTCAGAGTCGGGAAAAGGACGCTGCTCCTTCAACCCACAAGTCAACACCGTCTCCATCATGCTCA atcaAGAGCTTTTCTCCGGCATGTACATCGACTTCATGGGGACAGACGCGGCCATCTTTAGAAGTCTGACCAAACGGAACGCGGTGAGGACGGACCAACACAACTCCAAATGGCTCAGCG AGCCCGTGTTTATCGACGCACACCTGATCCCCGACGGATCCGATACAAACGACGCCAAACTTTATTTCTTCTTCCGTGAGAGACTAACGGACAACAGCGGCAACACCAAGAACATCCACACCATGGTGGCACGAGTCTGTCcc aatgaTGTAGGTGGTCAGCGCAGTTTAGTGAACAAGTGGACGACGTTTCTGAAGGCCCGTATGGTGTGTTCGGTTGTGGAGGAGGACGGCACTGAAACACACTTCGACGAGCTCG AGAGTGTGTTTCTGCTCGAGACTGACAATCCCAAAGGACTGCTTTTATACGGACTGTTCACTTCCACCAG ctcaGTGTTTAAAGGATCggcggtgtgtgtgtacaaCATGGCCGATGTGCTGACGGTGTTTAACGGGCCGTTTGCTCACAGAGACGGACCTAATTTCCAGTGGACACCATTTCAGGGACGAATGCCATATCCACGCCCCGGAACT tgTCCCGGAGGTGCGTTCACGCCCCATGTTCGGAGCACTAAAGAGTTTTCTGATGACGTGGTGACGTTCATGAGGAATCACCCACTGATGTTTAACTCGGTTTACCCGCTGGCGCGGAGACCGCTGCTGCTGCGCACACACGCTGACTACAGATACACCGCCATTGCCGTCGACCAGGTGCACGCTGCTGACGGCCTCTACCACGTCCTGTTCCTCGgcacag ACAGAGGCACGGTGCAGAAGGTGGTGGTCTTACCCACTAATCGCTCTCTGGATGAGGATCTGATCCTGGAGGAGCTGGAAGTGTTTAAG AAACCAGCAACAATAACCAACCTGAGGATCTCCTCTAAGAAG caacAGCTGTACGTGAGTTCGGAGTATGGCGTATCCCAGGTGTCCCTGCACCGTTGCCATGCCTACGGCTCAGCGTGTGCAGACTGCTGTTTGGCCCGGGACCCGTACTGCGCCTGGGACGGGCGGAGCTGCTCTCCATTCTACCCTACAGGAAAGag GAGGAGCAGAAGGCAGGACATCATGCACGGAAATCCACTCACGCAGTGTCGAGGCTTCAATCTGAAAG cctACAGGAACGCAGTGGAGATGTCTCAGTATGGAGTAAAGAATAACACCACGTTTCTCGAATGTTCTCCCAAATCACCACAAGCCTCCGTGCAGTGGCTCATCCAGAGAGAGAACGACCGCAGGAAAGag gtgaAGATGAGCGAGCGTGTCGTAGCGACGGAGTACGGCCTCCTGATCCGCTCGGTGCAGTTCTCTGATCAGGGCATGTATCACTGCATCGCCACGGAGAACGGCTTCAAGCGGACGCTCGCCAAGATCCGGCTTCATGTGCTGAGTGAGGCGCTACTGAGCGCGCTCAGCGACAAGCACTCGTCGCCATGGAAACCCAGAGCGCTGGCGTCGGCCCTGGGCCCGGCTGAGACGCTCGCCATGCAGCAGTACTGCAAAGAACGACAGCAGCTGCAGAGCTTCCGGGTAAATCCACGAGGAGACCTGGGGAAACTCAAACCACTGCTGCAGAACCGCAAGAGCCGGAACCGACGGAACCACCCACACACCGAGTAG